Proteins co-encoded in one Ponticoccus alexandrii genomic window:
- a CDS encoding tetratricopeptide repeat protein, with protein MRLLALIAFFAAGLSLALSGTGGLGRVLLALNLPGLAGPLLEDPAWRGVAAYRAGDLQDAAGDFGTARAHYNRGTALARGGHYAEALEAYDLAIAFGDADARANFDLIAAYYAGLGIDPETLGLFGKREGDVAAESFIAQGNARAAGTGDEVTNSNTMLGAVQLQSHGEQTRVRRIFDDRFMVADRRWLEQLADVPGDYLAARIAHERKRRAALGLAPPDPEDPM; from the coding sequence ATGAGGTTGCTTGCCCTCATCGCCTTCTTTGCGGCGGGCCTGTCGCTGGCGCTGTCGGGCACCGGGGGGCTGGGCCGGGTGCTGCTGGCGCTGAACCTGCCGGGGCTGGCGGGGCCGCTGCTGGAGGACCCGGCGTGGCGCGGCGTCGCGGCCTACCGGGCCGGGGATCTTCAGGACGCCGCCGGGGACTTCGGCACCGCAAGGGCGCATTACAACCGGGGCACCGCGCTGGCCCGAGGCGGGCACTATGCCGAGGCGCTTGAAGCCTACGACCTGGCCATCGCCTTCGGAGACGCGGACGCCCGCGCCAATTTCGACCTGATCGCCGCCTATTACGCCGGGTTGGGCATCGACCCCGAAACGCTGGGCCTGTTCGGCAAGCGCGAAGGCGACGTTGCCGCCGAATCCTTCATCGCACAGGGCAATGCCCGCGCCGCCGGAACCGGGGACGAGGTCACCAATTCAAATACCATGCTGGGCGCCGTACAGCTTCAGTCCCATGGCGAGCAGACGCGGGTGCGGCGGATCTTCGACGACCGCTTCATGGTGGCGGACCGGCGCTGGCTGGAACAGCTGGCCGACGTGCCGGGGGACTACCTTGCCGCCCGCATCGCGCATGAGCGCAAGCGCCGCGCCGCGCTGGGGCTGGCGCCGCCCGACCCGGAGGACCCGATGTGA
- a CDS encoding response regulator transcription factor gives MAKRVLIVDDDPGITSALARGLSLHGYEAQTENRADRALERLRAESFGGAIVDVMLGADSGIDLVRDLRGSGVTIPILMLSALSEVEHRAAGLEAGADDYVVKPFSLEELAARLAVQEHRSRTQVPQASRFTRADRNLTRGDLQITLTEREAELLCLLAANGTAPLPRGEIFDRLWARDGSGAENVVDVYIGYLRRKLATGDFGFEIRTRRNRGFFLDGTAPSIG, from the coding sequence ATGGCAAAGCGGGTTCTGATCGTTGACGATGACCCCGGCATCACGTCGGCACTGGCGCGGGGCCTGTCGCTGCACGGCTACGAGGCGCAGACCGAAAACCGGGCCGACCGGGCGCTGGAACGCCTGCGGGCAGAGTCTTTCGGCGGCGCCATCGTCGATGTCATGCTGGGCGCCGACAGCGGCATAGACCTTGTGCGCGACCTGCGCGGCAGTGGCGTGACAATCCCCATCCTCATGCTGTCGGCCCTCTCCGAGGTCGAGCACCGCGCCGCAGGGCTGGAGGCGGGGGCCGACGACTACGTGGTCAAACCCTTCTCGCTCGAGGAGCTGGCCGCCCGGCTTGCGGTGCAGGAACACCGCAGCCGCACGCAGGTGCCGCAGGCCAGCCGCTTCACCCGCGCCGACCGGAACCTGACGCGCGGCGACCTTCAGATCACCCTGACAGAGCGCGAGGCAGAGCTTCTGTGCCTGCTTGCGGCCAATGGCACAGCGCCGCTTCCGCGCGGAGAGATCTTCGACCGGCTCTGGGCGCGCGATGGCTCGGGCGCGGAAAACGTCGTCGATGTCTATATCGGCTACCTGCGCAGGAAACTGGCCACCGGGGATTTCGGGTTCGAGATCAGGACCCGGCGCAACCGCGGCTTTTTCCTTGATGGCACGGCGCCCAGTATCGGCTGA
- a CDS encoding BatD family protein, producing MRWLLLTLLMWPLCAQAQSRTVAPEDLSLTVEVIEGPATPYTREMVMIVIRGTYRRHVTREQLEQPDLDGFNWTQLGSDIWREERIRGRPVKVMERRMALYAERPGRLTIGAFTHHLTLTDEDDNWFPHDITSAPVTVEIAAPPVSDAEGWWFPAKRLEISDQWSNAPDRLTPGEGVLRIVRVEALGVTPEMIPPMPDLTSPSGMVFPHPEKRLVELTPYGPVSYAFWRWTIQPTNGRSAIVEPLEFSFYDTENRVMREVTISAQRVAYAEAGLPPPDVPVPTVRLPGWPLALLAGLVFAGGLLWVLKGRRADAAVLRRRLPWLDPQARRMLLAARRGDTAATRRAARGLLRGSGQAGAALLHRFDADRLRPGAEPPDLRAFARSVLGLLRRQGYRPNAALSDPRPRLTLGQGPRVTRAR from the coding sequence ATGCGCTGGCTGCTTCTGACCCTGCTGATGTGGCCGCTTTGCGCGCAGGCCCAGTCCCGAACCGTCGCCCCCGAGGATCTGAGCCTGACCGTCGAGGTGATCGAGGGCCCCGCCACGCCCTACACCCGCGAGATGGTTATGATCGTGATTCGGGGCACCTACCGCCGCCACGTCACCCGCGAACAGCTGGAACAGCCGGATCTTGACGGCTTCAACTGGACCCAGCTTGGCTCCGACATATGGCGCGAGGAACGCATCCGCGGGCGCCCCGTCAAGGTGATGGAGCGGCGCATGGCGCTTTATGCCGAGCGTCCCGGCAGGCTGACCATCGGCGCTTTCACCCACCACCTGACGCTGACCGACGAGGACGACAACTGGTTTCCGCACGACATCACATCCGCGCCGGTGACGGTCGAGATCGCGGCGCCCCCGGTTTCGGACGCCGAGGGCTGGTGGTTCCCGGCAAAGCGGCTGGAGATCAGCGACCAGTGGTCCAATGCCCCCGACCGGCTGACCCCCGGAGAGGGGGTGCTGCGGATCGTCCGGGTCGAAGCCCTGGGTGTCACGCCAGAGATGATCCCGCCGATGCCGGACCTGACGTCGCCCTCGGGCATGGTCTTTCCACACCCGGAAAAGCGGCTGGTGGAGCTGACGCCCTACGGCCCCGTTTCCTACGCCTTCTGGCGCTGGACCATCCAGCCGACCAACGGGCGCTCCGCCATCGTCGAGCCGCTGGAATTCAGCTTCTACGATACCGAGAACCGGGTGATGCGGGAGGTCACGATCTCGGCGCAGAGGGTCGCCTACGCCGAGGCCGGGCTGCCGCCGCCGGATGTGCCGGTGCCGACGGTGCGGCTGCCGGGGTGGCCTCTGGCGCTGCTGGCGGGGCTGGTCTTCGCGGGTGGGCTGCTCTGGGTGTTGAAGGGGCGGCGGGCGGATGCGGCGGTCCTGCGCCGCCGCCTGCCGTGGCTCGATCCGCAGGCGCGGCGGATGCTGCTGGCGGCGCGCCGGGGCGACACGGCGGCCACCCGACGTGCCGCCCGGGGCCTGCTGCGCGGCAGCGGGCAGGCGGGCGCGGCGCTGCTGCACCGCTTCGACGCCGACCGCTTGCGGCCCGGCGCAGAGCCGCCGGACCTGCGGGCCTTTGCCCGGTCCGTGCTGGGTCTTCTGCGGCGGCAGGGATACAGACCAAACGCTGCGTTGTCAGACCCGCGCCCCCGGCTCACGCTGGGTCAAGGCCCGCGAGTCACGCGGGCCCGATAA
- a CDS encoding ABC transporter permease, whose translation MSAWLIALRAIVGREFLRFVHQRERFLSALVRPLVWLLIFAAGFRAALGVSIIPPYQTYITYETYIVPGLCAMILLFNGMQSSLSLVYDREMGSMRLLLTSPLPRWWLLFCRLIGSSAISVLQACAFLAIAAAFDITMPLWGYVAALPALFLAGIMLGALGLVLSSFVKQLENFAGVMNFVIFPMFFLSSALYPLWKMRESSDLLYDICSFNPFTYAVELIRFALYLEWNGLALAVVTGATVLFSLLALWGYDPARGLMKRKG comes from the coding sequence ATGAGCGCGTGGCTGATCGCCCTGCGCGCCATCGTCGGGCGCGAATTTCTGCGCTTCGTGCACCAGCGCGAACGCTTCCTCTCGGCGCTGGTGCGCCCGCTGGTCTGGCTGCTGATCTTCGCGGCGGGCTTCAGGGCGGCGCTGGGCGTCTCGATCATCCCGCCCTACCAGACCTACATCACCTACGAGACCTACATCGTTCCCGGCCTCTGCGCGATGATCCTGCTGTTCAACGGGATGCAGTCGTCGCTGTCCCTTGTCTACGACCGCGAGATGGGATCGATGCGCCTGCTGCTGACCAGCCCGCTGCCGCGCTGGTGGCTGCTGTTCTGCCGGCTGATCGGGTCCAGCGCCATATCCGTCCTTCAGGCCTGCGCCTTCCTCGCCATCGCGGCGGCCTTCGACATCACCATGCCGCTCTGGGGCTATGTGGCGGCGCTTCCGGCGCTGTTTCTCGCAGGGATCATGCTGGGCGCGCTTGGCCTCGTGCTGTCGAGCTTCGTCAAGCAGTTGGAGAACTTCGCGGGCGTGATGAACTTCGTCATCTTCCCGATGTTCTTCCTGTCCTCGGCGCTCTACCCCCTGTGGAAGATGCGCGAAAGCTCTGACCTGCTCTACGACATCTGCTCGTTCAACCCCTTCACCTATGCCGTCGAACTGATCCGCTTCGCGCTCTACCTCGAATGGAACGGGCTGGCGCTGGCGGTGGTGACGGGGGCGACGGTGCTGTTCAGCCTTCTGGCGCTTTGGGGCTACGATCCGGCGCGCGGGCTGATGAAACGCAAGGGGTAG
- a CDS encoding VWA domain-containing protein: MSLLRPEWLLALPLLAVAGWLLHRQRGGLGGWDRVADPRLLQAMTALGRVERRGSAVGLLAVLACAGVTVLALTGPAVERRDALSFRNLDGAVFVLDASPSMTGGAGWQAMQVAARYGVASLGTRPGGLVVFAGDAYVASDLTADLRQLGQTLSLIDADTVPDPGTRPERGLALALRMLDEAEVLAGDVIFLTDGAGLGAATLEQAAAIAGRGARLTLVTPGPPAPEALTHAEVGRGQALAATDPEALARWLGDDARQDLVQQDFPLLFSRDLGRWLLVLAMAPLLLLFRRGAP, from the coding sequence ATGAGTCTTCTGCGTCCCGAATGGCTTCTGGCGCTGCCGCTGCTTGCCGTGGCGGGCTGGCTGCTGCACCGGCAGCGCGGCGGTTTGGGCGGATGGGACCGGGTCGCGGACCCTCGGCTGTTGCAGGCGATGACCGCTTTGGGCCGGGTCGAGCGGCGCGGCAGTGCGGTCGGGCTGCTGGCGGTGCTGGCCTGCGCGGGGGTCACCGTGCTGGCCCTGACCGGCCCGGCGGTGGAACGGCGCGACGCGCTGTCCTTCCGCAACCTCGACGGCGCGGTCTTCGTGCTGGATGCCTCGCCCAGCATGACCGGCGGCGCGGGCTGGCAGGCGATGCAGGTGGCCGCGCGCTATGGCGTGGCCTCGCTGGGGACGCGCCCCGGGGGGCTCGTGGTCTTTGCGGGCGATGCCTATGTCGCCTCTGACCTGACAGCGGATCTGCGCCAGCTTGGCCAGACCTTGTCGCTGATCGATGCCGACACCGTCCCGGACCCCGGCACCCGGCCGGAACGCGGGCTGGCGCTGGCGCTGCGGATGCTGGACGAGGCAGAGGTGCTGGCCGGCGACGTGATCTTTCTGACCGACGGTGCCGGGCTGGGGGCCGCCACGCTGGAGCAGGCGGCCGCCATCGCCGGACGCGGCGCGCGGCTGACGCTTGTCACGCCCGGTCCGCCCGCGCCCGAGGCCCTGACACATGCCGAGGTCGGGCGCGGGCAGGCGCTGGCGGCGACCGACCCCGAGGCGCTGGCGCGCTGGCTGGGCGACGATGCGCGGCAGGATCTGGTGCAGCAGGACTTTCCGCTGCTGTTCAGCCGCGATCTTGGCCGCTGGCTGCTGGTGCTGGCCATGGCGCCGCTGCTGTTGCTGTTCCGAAGGGGTGCGCCATGA
- a CDS encoding ABC transporter ATP-binding protein: MTAGLTVENLKFRYGAKEALKGVNFDLAPGRFCALLGPNGAGKSTLVSLLTRLLVAPEGRIAVAGHDLKDAPRRALAALGVVFQQPTLDLDLTVRQNLMYFAALHGLPRREATARIDEALDRLSMLERAGEKVRALNGGHRRRTELARALIHRPRVLLLDEPTVGLDAQSRAGITAHVHDLAEQGLCVLWATHLTDEVRDSDRLLVLHQGQILADGDTGAIRGDQTLSDWFLSKTGTTV; this comes from the coding sequence ATGACCGCCGGACTGACCGTCGAGAACCTGAAGTTCCGCTATGGGGCGAAAGAGGCGCTGAAGGGCGTCAACTTCGACCTCGCACCGGGCCGGTTCTGCGCGCTGCTGGGGCCGAACGGGGCGGGCAAGTCGACGTTGGTCTCGCTGCTGACCCGCCTCTTGGTCGCGCCAGAGGGGCGGATCGCGGTCGCGGGCCATGACCTGAAGGACGCGCCGCGCCGCGCGCTGGCCGCGCTGGGGGTGGTGTTCCAGCAGCCGACGCTGGATCTGGACCTGACCGTGCGCCAGAACCTGATGTATTTCGCCGCCCTGCACGGGCTGCCGCGCCGCGAAGCCACTGCGCGCATCGACGAGGCGCTGGACCGCCTGTCGATGCTGGAACGCGCGGGCGAGAAGGTGCGCGCGCTGAACGGCGGCCACCGGCGCCGGACGGAACTGGCCCGCGCGCTGATCCACCGGCCCCGCGTGCTTCTGCTGGACGAACCGACCGTGGGCCTCGACGCGCAATCGCGCGCGGGCATCACCGCGCATGTGCACGACCTCGCGGAACAGGGGCTCTGCGTCCTCTGGGCGACCCACCTGACGGACGAGGTGCGCGACAGCGACCGTCTGCTGGTGCTGCATCAGGGCCAGATCCTCGCCGACGGCGACACCGGCGCGATCCGGGGCGACCAGACGCTGTCGGACTGGTTCCTTTCGAAGACGGGGACGACGGTATGA
- the gfa gene encoding S-(hydroxymethyl)glutathione synthase yields MGLLDIFFGGGGSATEATAPRYTHVKIHPQVDNGIPAEKPGFSGGTLTCKCATNPVVVEVGAQTAHNHVCGCTKCWKPAGAVFSQIAVVGRDHVTVRENGDKLDIVDASAAIQRHACRECGTHMYGRIENTGHPFHGLDFVHTELSDQTGWAAPTFAAFVSSIIESGVDPSRMDDIRGRLSEIGLTPYDCLSPPLMDAIATHVAKQSVH; encoded by the coding sequence TTGGGACTGCTCGACATCTTTTTCGGCGGCGGGGGAAGCGCCACGGAAGCGACCGCGCCGCGCTATACACATGTGAAGATACACCCGCAGGTGGACAATGGCATTCCGGCTGAAAAACCCGGCTTTTCCGGCGGCACCCTGACCTGCAAATGCGCGACGAACCCGGTGGTGGTCGAGGTCGGCGCGCAGACCGCGCATAACCACGTCTGCGGCTGCACCAAGTGCTGGAAGCCCGCAGGCGCCGTCTTCAGCCAGATCGCCGTGGTCGGCCGCGACCATGTGACAGTCAGGGAAAACGGCGACAAGCTGGATATCGTCGATGCCTCTGCCGCGATCCAGCGCCACGCCTGCCGCGAATGCGGCACCCATATGTATGGCCGTATCGAGAATACCGGCCATCCCTTTCACGGGCTGGATTTTGTCCACACCGAACTGTCGGACCAGACCGGCTGGGCGGCGCCGACCTTTGCCGCCTTCGTCTCTTCGATCATCGAATCGGGTGTCGATCCGTCGCGCATGGATGACATCCGGGGGCGGTTGTCAGAAATCGGCCTGACGCCCTATGATTGTCTCTCTCCGCCACTGATGGATGCCATCGCGACCCATGTGGCGAAGCAAAGCGTCCATTGA
- a CDS encoding DUF58 domain-containing protein gives MSALPETPGVTLEAAGLIALRQVALRSGADPALSNLPGGYATRRKGQGQEVADVREYVPGDDIRHLDRGSTARSGVLHVRQFQQERDRVCLLVADFRPPMLWGLTRAFLSVAAAEALALTGWRVVEEGGRVALLVVTPGRPVIVPPRGRVRGMLDVVGGLVRAHRDALEAVLDGATEGPALDGALSSVERLAPRGAEIVLATGLDRPGAGFADRLAALSRNRAPRLLVLSGLNPEKMPGGRYPICLPDGRRLRVTLEGRRATTAAPEAEVAGVPAQFLDAGQPVEAMARALALSTAPVRP, from the coding sequence GTGAGCGCGCTGCCGGAGACACCCGGCGTCACGCTGGAGGCGGCGGGCCTGATCGCGCTGCGGCAGGTGGCGCTGCGCTCTGGCGCCGATCCGGCCCTGTCCAACCTGCCCGGCGGTTATGCCACCCGCCGCAAGGGGCAGGGGCAAGAGGTCGCGGACGTGCGCGAATACGTGCCCGGCGACGATATCCGCCACCTCGACCGGGGCAGCACCGCGCGCAGCGGCGTCCTGCATGTCCGCCAGTTCCAGCAGGAACGGGACCGGGTCTGCCTGCTGGTGGCCGACTTCCGCCCGCCGATGCTGTGGGGGCTGACGCGGGCCTTCCTGTCCGTCGCGGCGGCAGAGGCGTTGGCCCTGACCGGTTGGCGTGTCGTCGAAGAGGGCGGGCGCGTGGCGCTTCTGGTGGTGACACCGGGCCGCCCGGTGATCGTGCCCCCCCGGGGCCGCGTGCGCGGCATGCTCGACGTGGTAGGCGGGCTGGTGCGCGCGCATCGCGACGCGCTGGAGGCGGTGCTGGACGGCGCGACCGAAGGACCGGCGCTGGATGGCGCCCTGTCCAGCGTCGAACGGCTGGCGCCGCGCGGCGCGGAAATCGTGCTGGCCACCGGGCTCGACCGTCCCGGCGCGGGGTTTGCCGATCGGCTGGCGGCCCTGTCCCGGAATCGCGCGCCGCGCCTGCTGGTGCTGTCGGGGCTGAACCCCGAAAAGATGCCCGGCGGGCGCTATCCCATCTGCCTGCCAGACGGGCGCCGCCTGCGGGTAACGCTGGAGGGCCGCCGCGCCACAACCGCCGCGCCCGAGGCCGAGGTGGCGGGGGTTCCGGCGCAATTCCTCGACGCCGGGCAGCCGGTCGAGGCCATGGCCCGCGCGCTGGCCCTGTCGACCGCCCCGGTCCGGCCATGA
- a CDS encoding AAA family ATPase, whose product MDAPLTPPEGGLRLLWEHLSQGLIGHEALIERLLVSLLAGGHLLVEGPPGLAKTRSVKWLAQAVDLSFARIQCTPDLMPSDLTGTPIWRPQDGRFEFVRGPVFHNLVLVDEINRAPPKVQSALLEAMAEGQVTAGSETHALPRPFLVVATQNPIEHDGTFPLPEAQLDRFLLYTLLTLPDAETELRILDLVEAEAKAPTAAPEPMALTELESLRGQAMAVHLSSELRDYIVRLVMATREGPQAAEVEHAVSPRGSLALASAAKARAFLRGRDYALPEDVEALAPDALAHRMVLTWRAVAEGRTARQVVADILDAVEPL is encoded by the coding sequence ATGGACGCACCGCTAACGCCGCCAGAGGGTGGCTTGCGCCTGTTGTGGGAGCATCTCTCGCAAGGGCTGATCGGGCACGAGGCGCTGATCGAGCGCCTGCTGGTGTCGCTTCTGGCCGGGGGACACCTGCTGGTCGAAGGTCCGCCGGGGCTGGCCAAGACACGCTCGGTGAAGTGGCTTGCGCAGGCCGTGGACCTGTCCTTCGCCCGCATCCAGTGCACCCCGGACCTGATGCCCTCGGACCTGACCGGCACGCCGATCTGGCGCCCGCAGGACGGGCGCTTCGAGTTCGTGCGCGGGCCGGTCTTTCACAACCTCGTGCTGGTGGACGAGATCAACCGCGCGCCGCCCAAGGTGCAGTCGGCGCTGCTGGAGGCCATGGCCGAGGGGCAGGTGACCGCGGGCTCGGAAACCCACGCCCTGCCTCGGCCCTTCCTCGTGGTGGCGACCCAGAACCCGATCGAGCACGACGGCACCTTCCCGCTGCCCGAGGCGCAGCTTGACCGCTTCCTGTTGTATACGCTGCTGACCTTGCCGGATGCCGAGACCGAACTGCGCATCCTCGATCTGGTCGAGGCAGAGGCCAAGGCTCCCACTGCCGCGCCCGAACCGATGGCCCTGACAGAGCTGGAGTCGCTGCGCGGGCAGGCCATGGCGGTGCATCTGTCGTCCGAGTTGCGTGACTACATCGTGCGGCTGGTCATGGCCACGCGCGAAGGCCCGCAGGCGGCAGAGGTGGAACACGCCGTCTCGCCGCGCGGCTCGCTGGCGCTGGCCTCTGCCGCCAAGGCCCGGGCCTTCCTGCGGGGGCGCGACTATGCCCTGCCGGAAGACGTCGAGGCACTGGCGCCGGACGCGCTGGCGCACCGCATGGTGCTGACCTGGCGCGCCGTGGCAGAGGGCCGGACGGCCCGGCAGGTGGTGGCCGATATCCTCGACGCGGTCGAACCCCTGTGA
- a CDS encoding VWA domain-containing protein yields MFELATPWALLALPLPLLAARLLPPSGAEGATLGVPERIGAALIAGAGGGTGRSRAALHRALPWLVWALFVVALSGPRLLEPVPALRVSGRDLAIALDLSGSMVRDDFRLDGQPVTRLEAVTTVGADFARRRAGDRVALIVFGSEAYYAAPFTFDTEAVAQRIEEAVIGISGRATNISDALGLALKRMEGSDAETRVVILLSDGSSNAGATNPRGVARLAAEMGVRVHTIALGPKDLATAEEGERGVVDAATLQAISDLSGGESFRVRTTEDLVAVTEALDRLEATDSDGLAAEVFRELWVWPATLGALLALGMAWREGQA; encoded by the coding sequence ATGTTTGAGCTGGCCACGCCCTGGGCCCTGCTGGCCCTGCCGCTGCCGCTGCTGGCGGCGCGGCTCTTGCCGCCCTCGGGCGCCGAGGGCGCGACGCTGGGCGTGCCCGAACGGATCGGTGCGGCGCTGATCGCCGGGGCTGGCGGTGGCACAGGCCGCAGCCGCGCCGCGCTGCACAGGGCGCTGCCATGGCTGGTCTGGGCGCTGTTCGTGGTGGCGCTCAGCGGCCCGCGCCTGCTGGAACCGGTTCCGGCGCTGCGGGTGTCGGGGCGCGACCTGGCGATCGCGCTGGATCTCTCCGGTTCGATGGTGCGCGACGACTTTAGGCTGGACGGCCAGCCGGTCACGCGGCTGGAGGCGGTGACCACCGTGGGCGCCGACTTCGCCCGCCGCCGCGCCGGGGACCGGGTGGCGCTGATCGTCTTCGGCTCGGAAGCCTATTACGCCGCCCCCTTCACCTTCGACACCGAGGCCGTGGCGCAGCGCATCGAAGAGGCGGTGATCGGGATTTCCGGGCGGGCCACCAACATCTCTGACGCGCTGGGGCTGGCGCTGAAGCGGATGGAAGGCTCTGACGCCGAGACCCGCGTGGTGATCCTGCTGTCCGACGGGTCGAGCAACGCGGGCGCCACCAACCCGCGCGGCGTGGCGCGGCTGGCCGCCGAGATGGGGGTGCGCGTCCACACCATCGCGCTGGGTCCCAAGGACCTGGCCACCGCCGAGGAGGGCGAGCGCGGCGTGGTCGACGCGGCGACGCTTCAGGCGATTTCCGACCTCTCGGGCGGCGAAAGCTTTCGCGTGCGCACCACCGAGGACCTGGTGGCGGTGACAGAGGCGCTGGACCGGCTGGAGGCGACGGATTCGGACGGGCTTGCCGCCGAGGTCTTCCGCGAGTTGTGGGTCTGGCCCGCCACGCTGGGCGCCCTGCTGGCGCTGGGTATGGCATGGCGGGAGGGGCAGGCATGA
- a CDS encoding sensor histidine kinase, which produces MARQHSLRRRLAAGAAALTLGTLVTALVLFLGMTRVAERLDSALAAEARMARYSMLSTQVSSFLVIATEAVQTGLPASERRDRVQPVVENMRRTFALLDSDNARAVAEVEALGLEQQSRHATQSLLLARMRAQLDAVLRGLSDAEGSAEVLRAHLNSFASTFDPLLNQAVNAEGIFRGETLAGIARLRGQLSLAALVMAGGAVALAIAFYTGLIHPQFRRLDRLRDAARRIGQEDFAIALPVTRLDEIGLLYAEINRMAAALGARQEGVQQDRARLNETIAQQTAELRAANAALERIDANRRRFFADVSHELRTPLTVILVEAQIGQQAAPEAAEAFATIETRAARLNRRIDDLLRVARSDSGELGLDPAPVGAAEVLRDVLEEVRAECDNAGLALSEEAAPGLCVMADANWLRQVLAGLVRNAIRHARAGGWVRLSVRQDGAEAVFEVRDNGPGIAEDRQDTVLRRFARGSASQAEGFGIGLSLAAWVAEAHGGRLALRSPVPRGEALGSAPGLAVSLRLALAERDPGSPQGTGP; this is translated from the coding sequence GTGGCTAGGCAACACTCTCTCCGCAGGCGGCTGGCCGCCGGGGCGGCGGCGCTGACACTGGGCACGCTGGTGACCGCGCTGGTGCTGTTTCTCGGCATGACCCGCGTGGCCGAACGGCTGGACAGCGCGCTGGCGGCAGAGGCGCGGATGGCGCGCTACTCGATGCTGTCGACGCAGGTCTCATCCTTTCTGGTGATCGCGACAGAGGCGGTGCAGACCGGCTTGCCCGCCTCCGAGCGGCGTGACCGGGTTCAGCCGGTGGTTGAGAACATGCGCCGTACCTTCGCGCTGCTGGACAGCGACAATGCCCGCGCCGTGGCCGAGGTCGAGGCGCTGGGGCTGGAGCAGCAGTCGCGCCATGCCACGCAGTCGCTTTTGCTGGCGCGGATGCGGGCGCAGCTGGACGCGGTCTTGCGGGGATTGTCCGACGCGGAGGGCAGCGCAGAGGTGCTGCGGGCGCATCTGAACAGCTTCGCTTCCACCTTCGACCCGCTGCTGAACCAGGCGGTGAACGCCGAGGGGATCTTTCGTGGCGAGACGCTGGCGGGGATAGCACGGCTGCGCGGCCAGTTGAGCCTTGCGGCGCTGGTCATGGCGGGGGGGGCTGTGGCGCTGGCCATCGCCTTCTACACCGGCCTGATTCATCCGCAGTTCCGGCGGCTCGACCGGCTGCGCGATGCCGCGCGGCGCATCGGGCAAGAGGATTTCGCCATTGCGCTGCCGGTGACCCGGTTGGACGAGATCGGGCTGCTTTATGCAGAGATCAACCGCATGGCCGCAGCGCTTGGCGCCCGGCAAGAGGGCGTGCAGCAGGATCGCGCGCGCCTGAACGAGACCATTGCGCAGCAAACGGCGGAGCTGCGCGCCGCCAATGCCGCGCTGGAACGGATCGACGCCAACCGCCGCCGCTTCTTCGCCGATGTCAGCCACGAGTTGCGCACGCCGCTGACGGTGATCCTTGTCGAAGCGCAGATCGGCCAGCAGGCGGCCCCCGAAGCCGCCGAGGCCTTTGCCACGATAGAGACCCGCGCCGCCCGGCTGAACCGGCGCATCGACGACCTGTTGCGCGTGGCGCGCTCTGACAGCGGCGAACTGGGGCTCGACCCGGCGCCGGTGGGCGCGGCAGAGGTGCTGCGCGACGTGCTGGAAGAGGTCCGTGCGGAATGCGACAACGCCGGGCTGGCGCTGTCCGAAGAGGCGGCGCCGGGGCTGTGCGTCATGGCCGATGCCAACTGGCTGCGGCAGGTGCTGGCGGGGCTGGTGCGCAATGCGATCCGCCACGCGCGGGCCGGGGGGTGGGTCCGGCTGTCGGTGCGGCAGGACGGCGCAGAGGCGGTCTTCGAGGTTCGCGACAACGGGCCCGGCATCGCGGAGGATCGCCAGGATACGGTTCTGCGCCGTTTTGCGCGGGGCTCTGCCTCTCAGGCCGAGGGCTTCGGCATCGGCCTGTCGCTGGCCGCATGGGTGGCCGAGGCCCATGGCGGCAGGCTGGCGCTGCGCAGCCCGGTGCCGCGTGGCGAGGCGCTGGGTTCGGCCCCGGGGCTTGCGGTCTCGCTGCGGCTTGCGCTGGCAGAGCGCGACCCGGGTTCACCGCAGGGCACCGGACCGTGA